A genomic segment from Alistipes senegalensis JC50 encodes:
- the murI gene encoding glutamate racemase: protein MTANSNDAPIGVYDSGLGGLTVWREIRRMLPGESLVYLGDGANCPYGSRPREEVRALADAAVSRLVGMGCKMVVVACNTATAAAIDFLREKYADLPIVGMEPAVKPACLATRSGVVGVLATERSLDGELFRRTAARYGSGIEVLTVPGTGFVELVEGDREDTPEAEATVRAAVEPMLARGADQIVLGCTHYPFLTPVLERVVAGRGVAIVDPSPAVARRVAQLLDDCGLRAPADHEPRFTFRTFAGEEYCERLKAKAFSQLRIKN from the coding sequence GTGACTGCGAACTCAAATGACGCGCCGATCGGCGTTTACGATTCGGGGCTGGGCGGGCTGACCGTCTGGCGCGAGATCCGGCGCATGCTGCCCGGCGAATCGCTCGTCTACCTGGGCGACGGCGCCAACTGTCCCTACGGCTCCCGGCCCCGGGAGGAGGTGCGGGCGCTGGCCGATGCCGCCGTCTCGCGGCTGGTCGGGATGGGGTGCAAGATGGTCGTCGTGGCCTGCAACACCGCCACGGCCGCGGCCATCGACTTTCTGCGCGAAAAATACGCTGACCTGCCGATCGTGGGCATGGAGCCCGCCGTGAAACCCGCCTGTCTGGCCACCCGCAGCGGGGTGGTGGGGGTGCTGGCCACCGAGCGGAGCCTCGACGGCGAGCTGTTCCGCCGCACCGCCGCCCGGTACGGCAGCGGGATCGAGGTCCTGACCGTCCCGGGCACGGGGTTCGTGGAGCTGGTCGAAGGGGACCGGGAGGATACGCCCGAGGCCGAAGCCACGGTGCGCGCCGCCGTGGAACCGATGCTGGCCCGGGGCGCCGACCAGATCGTGCTGGGGTGCACGCACTATCCTTTCCTGACGCCCGTGCTCGAGCGCGTCGTCGCCGGGCGCGGCGTTGCGATCGTCGATCCGTCGCCTGCCGTCGCCCGCCGGGTGGCGCAGCTGCTCGACGACTGCGGCCTGCGCGCTCCGGCGGATCACGAACCCCGCTTCACGTTCCGCACTTTCGCCGGCGAGGAGTACTGCGAACGACTGAAAGCGAAGGCTTTCAGCCAATTAAGAATTAAAAATTAA